The Rhodohalobacter barkolensis genome includes the window TGGGTTTTTGAATACTCAAGAATTTTTGAAAGCGGTTCGGTTGTACCCAGGCCGGTTGTACCCATGGTTACCACAATTGTACCGATCTCATCTGCATGGGTTTTGATGAATTCGAAGTCCGGATTGCCAAAATTATCAACAGGTATTTCCAGGAAATCGGTATTTAAGACCCTGCACATTCGTCTGTGCGTGTAATGTGCATTCGAAGTGGCCGCAATAGCTTTGCCAGGGTGGATTTCGCGGGAAACAAAAAGAGCTTCCAGGTTGGCAATAGTGCCGCCAGAAGTCAGGTGGCCTAAATATGTGTCGCCATATCCAACCATGTTAGCGAGTTCTTTGACGGCTTCTTTCTCCATTTCGGAGGTTGGAGGTCCGCCATCCAAAGCGTGATTGTTTGGGTTGATGGTTGCCGTTAACATATATGCAAGCCAAGCAATTGGGTGTGGCGGTTTAAGCATTTGTCCTGCATAAGAAGGGTGATGAAATGGGTAGTTCCCTTCAAGGCGTTCTTCCAGCTTATCCAGAATCGATTCGATCTCCGTTAGCTCAGTAATATCGTTCTGAGCTCCAAATTGGGAGCGCCACGCATCCAATTTACGCAGCGCTTTTTCTATAGCGGGTAGATAAGGGGTGAATTGGTTCAAAGTTCCGGTTTAAATTAACTTGGGTTCAAGATAAAATTTTGAATTTTAAGTCTCCCTTAACAGTGGGGGACTGTGGAAATGTTCATCAAAAAATGATGAATAAAATAAATTTAGACACCCCTCTTAGTCTCCCCTTTTTAGGGGAGAATGAGTTTAATCCGTTATCAGTTTTCTTTTAATGAATTCACATTAAATGAGAATAAATGAAACTCCTACGGAAAGTACCTGTGCAACCTGCAGCTCTTTGGAGTAGTCATCATCATAAATGAAGTCCAGCCTAAGGGAGGCATTCATGAAATCATTGATTTTTCCGGTAAACTGATTTGTCACAAAAACATCTGTACTGCTAATTGCTGTATTCAAATTGGTGAACATCTCAAGTGATGAAGAGAGGCTCAGGTTAGTCCCAAGTTTTCTGTCGTATGCGACGGCAAAGGTTAAACCGGCCTCATTTCTAAAGGTATCGCCTTCGTCCAGGCCATAAAGAGTGGAAAGGGATTCATTCCTTACAAAGGTTTGCTGGAGACCTAAACCCGTTTCAAGAGAAAAATTATCAGAAGGGACATAAGCCAGACCGGCATTTTCACTCAAGTAACCGGGAGCCATGAACTCAGAAATGAAGATGTCGCTGCCGTCGGGCGCTTCACCATATTCATATCCTTTAGCAAACTGTGTTCTAAAGTTAATGTTACCAAATAATTTAAAGTCGCTTTGTCGGTCTGCTCCCAGGTCATATAAAAACCGGTTGCGAACAGAAAGCCGATCGTCTGTTTTGCGAACACCTTCTCCTTCAATTTTAGTTTGGCCATAACGAGTGTTCAGTTCAAATATGTATGCGAATCGTTCTTTCTTATATGCTGCGGTGTAAGCAGAGTTTCCTGTAAATGCAAGATTATTGATACCACCTTGCGACCAGTTTGAGTAGGCAGCCTGAGAACCGTTTAATCCTGCAACCCAGCTTAAATCCCATCCATCTAAAGAATCGGGGATGGCAACGTCCTGAGCCTGGATTGTGAAAGTTGTAGAGAGAAGGAGTAATAGTAGCAGAGATAGTTTCTTCATGGTTTTATTTAGAATTATGAATTACTCTCGGTTAAAACAATAGAATCAGGAAGGCCATTTTTTAATCCTACTTCTATCTGCTCATTGAGTTTTGTTGGGATATTCATCCCAATAACAGCAGCCTGAATAGGGTATTTTCGATGCCCCCGATCTACGAGTACAGAAACGAAAATTTTATTGAATCGTTCTCTGTCCGGGATTTTATCCAATCCTTTCAGGATGGTTTCACCGCTAAAGATCACATCATCAACAATGACTAACACACTGTTTTCGTTAACCGTATCAGTGAAGCTGAATGATTCATCTGAATGGGCCCAGAGTTGCTCGGTTAGATATGAAGAGT containing:
- a CDS encoding DUF3078 domain-containing protein, whose amino-acid sequence is MKKLSLLLLLLLSTTFTIQAQDVAIPDSLDGWDLSWVAGLNGSQAAYSNWSQGGINNLAFTGNSAYTAAYKKERFAYIFELNTRYGQTKIEGEGVRKTDDRLSVRNRFLYDLGADRQSDFKLFGNINFRTQFAKGYEYGEAPDGSDIFISEFMAPGYLSENAGLAYVPSDNFSLETGLGLQQTFVRNESLSTLYGLDEGDTFRNEAGLTFAVAYDRKLGTNLSLSSSLEMFTNLNTAISSTDVFVTNQFTGKINDFMNASLRLDFIYDDDYSKELQVAQVLSVGVSFILI
- a CDS encoding phosphoribosyltransferase family protein; amino-acid sequence: MILADSNRITRTIKRMAYQIIEEAHGKEIRLIGLNERGYALSKQLSKFLNKDSDSSYLTEQLWAHSDESFSFTDTVNENSVLVIVDDVIFSGETILKGLDKIPDRERFNKIFVSVLVDRGHRKYPIQAAVIGMNIPTKLNEQIEVGLKNGLPDSIVLTESNS